A segment of the Candidatus Methylomirabilota bacterium genome:
CTCCGCAAGCGGCACCCGCAGGATTCCCGGTGAGCGTCACCGTCGCGCTGATCGGCATGGGGCTGCTGGGCTCGGCCCTCGCCCAGAGCCTGACGCGGGCCGGCTTCACGGTGCGCGGCCATGACCTTGCGCCCGAGCGCATGCGACAGCACGCCGAGCGCGGCGGCGTCCTCGCGCGCTCCCCGTCCGACGCGGCGCGCGGCGCCTCGGTGGTGATGACCTGCCTGATGACCGCCGACATCGTCCGCGAGGTGCTGCTGGGCCGCGACGGCGCGCTCGAGTCCACGAGCGCGGAGGCGGTGGCCGTCGACTGCAGCACGATTCACCCCGACGCCTCCGCGGAGCTCGCCGCCGAGCTGGGCCGGCGCGGAATCCCGATGCTCGACGCGCCGGTGGGCGGGTCGAGCGGTCAGGCGCGCCGGCGCGAGGCCCCGCTGGTGGTGGGCGGCGATCCCGCGGTCTTCGCGCGCTGCCGCCCGATCCTGGACGCGCTGAGCGAGCGCGTGCACCACGTGGGCCCGAACGGCGCGGGCGCGCGCGCCAAGCTCGTCATCAACCTGGTGCTGGGGCTCAATCGCCTCGCGCTGGCCGAGGGCCTGCTGTTCGGGCTGCGCCAGGGCCTCGACGGCAAGGCGCTGCTCGCGGTGCTCCAGGACAGCGCGGCCTACTCGCGGGCGATGGACATCAAGGGCGCGCGCATGCTCGAGGGCCGCTTCGACGCGGAGGGCAAGCTCGCCCAGCATCTCAAGGACGTCGAGCTGATCCTGGAGGTCGGCCACGCCGCGGGCGCGCCGCTCCTGACCACCGCGCTGCATCGGCAGCTGCTGCTGGCCGGGGTGGCCGCCGGACGCGGCGACAGCGACAACTCCTCGATCATCGAGGTGCTGCGCGCGATCGTCGCGGCTCCCCGCTGATTCGAGTGATCCGGTATACTGGGACGGTCTTCGCGGAAGACACTAGCAGGCCAGCGCGTTCCTGCTATCCCTCATCGATCTCGCCCGCAGCTCACGAGCCGTCTCTCCGCGAAGGAGCCCCGGGTGAATCCGATGCCCTCGAAGTCGACCTTCTGCGGCGTGGTGTCCGACGCGGTCACCGTCACCCTGCGACGGAGCCGCGCGCCGAGCGGACGCGGGAGGCTCTTCGTTCGCTGTAGCGAGAAGGACTGCCTGTACATCGACGTCAACCGCCCGCCGTGCCCGCTCAGCCTGCGTCTCTTCGATGCCGAGATGAGAGTGCCCGGCGCGTAGCGTCGCTCGCGTCAGCCCACTTCCTCGGTCGATCGAATCGCGCTCGGCATTCCGAGGCACGGAATCTTCTTCCGACCGCACGCGCCGCACTGCGACGAGGCCACGGAGGTGAGAGCCCCGGGCGCGGCGAAGATCTCGTCGACCGACGCGATGATGGCCGTCTTCGCATAACTCTTGTCGAGATGGTCCCGGGTCAGCTTGACGAGGCAGCGGGCACAGAGCCGCAGGCTCCGACGCTCGCCACCGAGAAGGCTCTCGACCACGCGGCGGACGAAGTCGCCGACGGTGTAGACGACTACCGGCCCGTCGGAGGCCACCACTATCTCTTCCCCGGGCGGCTCTTCGGTCGGGGCCGACCGAGCAGACGATCCCGCCCCGCCGCGCACAGGCCGACCAGATGGTTACCGAATCCGGTGACCGCGGTGACGAGCAGTGAAAAGACTCCCGGCGGCTTGGCCATGTCTGCGGTTCCCTTCGGATGGTTCGCGCACACGAGTCACGTGCACGGAATGAAGGAGGTCGAGCCAGATGCCGGTGGGCCTCGGCGCCCGCAGCGCCACCCCGAGGAGCCCAGAGGAAGGCATATTCACGATATCACGTCATCCGGTTTTCAACTCGATCTCGATGAACGCGAAGTCGAAGGCGTTCGCGTTGCGCACGTCGTGCTCGGCGCCGGCGTCGCGGTAGTACGGCTCGCCCGCTCGCAGGGCGCCGGTGGCGTCGCCGGCCGGGCCGGTGAGCGCGAGCGATCCGGTGGTGAGCGGGACCACCACGTAGGGGTACTCGTGCCGATGGTGCCCGGTGTGCGCGCCGGGGGCGAACCGCCACTCGGTCACGCGCACCCGCGGATTGTCGACCTTCACGGTGGCCACCGCCTGGGGATCTGTCATCGCGTCGCTCCTTTGGCTTCGAGCTCCGCCCAGCGGGCGTAGAGCCGGTCCACTTCCGCGCGGGCCGCGTCCAGGGCGGCGTAGCGCTCCTGCAGGGCCGCCGGATCGGACGCGATCGCAGGGTCCTCGGCGGCCAGGCGGCAGCGCTCCACCGCCGCCTCCGCGCCCAGGATCGCGTCCTCCATGGCCTCCCATTCCCGCTGCTCCAGATACCCGAGCCGCTTCTTCCCTTTCCCTCCCCCTCCTCTTCTTCCTCCCTCTCCCCCTCGGGGAGAGGGTAGGGTGAGGGGCGTGGTGGTGAGGGTCATGGCGGTGGGGAGCTCGGGGGTGCGGAACGCGCTCGCGCGCGCCGCCTCCCACTGCGCATAGTCTGCGAACGTCTCCACTCCGCCACGCCCGTCGAGCGCCACGATGGTCGTCGCGATGCGGTCGAGCATGAAGCGGTCGTGGGTCACGAGCACCAGCCCGCCCTCGAACGCGGTGATGCTCTCCTCGAGCACATCGAGCGTGGGGATGTCGAGATCGTTGGTGGGCTCGTCCAGGATCAGCAGATCGGCGGGCTCCAGCATCAGGCGCGCGATGTGGATGCGCGCCTGCTCGCCGCCCGACAGCCGGCCCACCGGCACCTCGAGGTGCTCGGGCAAGAAGAGGAACCGCTTGGCCCAGGCTGCCACGTGGAGGACTCGCCCCTGGAAATGCACGCTATCGCCCTCGGGAGCCAATGCCCGGCGCAGCGGCTGCTCGGGGTCGAGCCCGGCGCGCTGCTGCTCGAAGCGCACGATGCGCAGGCCGTCGGCGCGCTCGATCTCGCCCGCGTCCGGCGCGAGCGCGCCGGCCAGCAGGTCGAGCAGCGTGGTCTTGCCGCTGCCGTTGGGCCCCACCACGCCGATCCGCGTGCCCGGCGCGATCCGGAGATCGAGATCGCGGATCAGGGACCGCTCCCCGAAGGATTTCGCGAGGCCCCGCGCGACCAGCAGCTTGCGCGAGCGCCGTCCGGACGCGGTGAAGTCGATGTCGGCGGTACGCGTCGCGCCGCGGGCCCGGCTCTCGCGCAGCTCCTCGATCAACCGGTCCGCCTCCTTGAGGCGGCCTTTCGCCTTGGTCGAGCGCGCCTTGGCGCCCTGGCGCAGCCACTCGATCTCGCGCCGCACCGTGTTGGCCAGCGAGTCCTCGTAGGCGGTCTGGCCGGCGAGAAACTCGTCGCGGCGGACCAGGAACTCGTGATAGCCCCCGTCGGACTCGAAGAGGCCCGCGGGATAGACGCGGCTCACCTCCAGCATGCGGGTGGCCACGTGCTCGAGAAAGTACCGGTCGTGGCTGACCACGAGGCAGGCGCGCGCCCGGTCCTCCAGCAGCGCTTCGAGCCAGAGGATGCCCTCGAGGTCGAGGTGGTTGGTGGGCTCGTCCATCAGCAGGATGTCCGGCTCGCCGGCCAGCTCGCGCGCGATGGCCAGGCGCTTGCGCCAGCCGCCGGACAGCGACGCCACCTCGGCCCGGCCGTCCGCGAAGCCGGCGCG
Coding sequences within it:
- a CDS encoding NAD(P)-dependent oxidoreductase: MSVTVALIGMGLLGSALAQSLTRAGFTVRGHDLAPERMRQHAERGGVLARSPSDAARGASVVMTCLMTADIVREVLLGRDGALESTSAEAVAVDCSTIHPDASAELAAELGRRGIPMLDAPVGGSSGQARRREAPLVVGGDPAVFARCRPILDALSERVHHVGPNGAGARAKLVINLVLGLNRLALAEGLLFGLRQGLDGKALLAVLQDSAAYSRAMDIKGARMLEGRFDAEGKLAQHLKDVELILEVGHAAGAPLLTTALHRQLLLAGVAAGRGDSDNSSIIEVLRAIVAAPR
- a CDS encoding cupin domain-containing protein, which gives rise to MTDPQAVATVKVDNPRVRVTEWRFAPGAHTGHHRHEYPYVVVPLTTGSLALTGPAGDATGALRAGEPYYRDAGAEHDVRNANAFDFAFIEIELKTG
- a CDS encoding ABC-F family ATP-binding cassette domain-containing protein; protein product: MARSLLLSCEMVGKAYGTRSLFEGLSFGLFEGDQVGLVGPNGAGKSTLLRILAGIEPPDRGRRALRSGIRVGYVPQDPVYPAGGTVEEVVAASLTTVDETDRPARVAQALGRAGFADGRAEVASLSGGWRKRLAIARELAGEPDILLMDEPTNHLDLEGILWLEALLEDRARACLVVSHDRYFLEHVATRMLEVSRVYPAGLFESDGGYHEFLVRRDEFLAGQTAYEDSLANTVRREIEWLRQGAKARSTKAKGRLKEADRLIEELRESRARGATRTADIDFTASGRRSRKLLVARGLAKSFGERSLIRDLDLRIAPGTRIGVVGPNGSGKTTLLDLLAGALAPDAGEIERADGLRIVRFEQQRAGLDPEQPLRRALAPEGDSVHFQGRVLHVAAWAKRFLFLPEHLEVPVGRLSGGEQARIHIARLMLEPADLLILDEPTNDLDIPTLDVLEESITAFEGGLVLVTHDRFMLDRIATTIVALDGRGGVETFADYAQWEAARASAFRTPELPTAMTLTTTPLTLPSPRGGEGGRRGGGGKGKKRLGYLEQREWEAMEDAILGAEAAVERCRLAAEDPAIASDPAALQERYAALDAARAEVDRLYARWAELEAKGATR